taaGAGTGGGAGCGGAAGAAACAAAAATGGAGCTATAACTCACCGTGGGCTGGTAATCCACTGGTTCAATGCCGCGGCACTCAAAAGTTACCATGGAAACAAACTGGTTGTCGTTATCAATAGTGTACTTTCCTAACGACTCTTTGATGATACctgtaacaacaacattaacactaCAGTTTATTTTCACGGTGGACAGAAAAATACTAGAATAGCAAAGAGGAAACAATTTCAGGCCAAATGAGGACACAATGTTGTAGCTATGAGGTGATGGTCATTAGAGGAAGGTCACCCTATGGAACTTTAATACAGATTTcctaacccttttggtaccagcCCCTTCCCCCCAGACCACCTTGgcttctgtgatacaaacttcctattttaagaGGATCTATATAAAATTCTTCATTAAGctctcatgttaatttatgtcccaaTTAGCAGCTTTGGTAATGACCAAGATActttaatcttttatcattttcaaaattaattgaaataaagaggatgtatttcaacagaaatacaaattcattatttttatacaagaatgtagttgacagtgacttcaaagtttcagccagctTTGCCactgaagtcactgtcaacaacattcttgtataagaagaatgatatataatacatacatacatacataaatatatatacatataaacacatacatacatatgtatgtatatgtgtatatatatatatattaacacatacatatgtatatataaggttaatccaaacgggaaaacagaaaaaacaacaacacaaggaggtggaacaattaaagtattattattaggtgctcaggaaaaagggaagaaggagggtatgacgtttcgagcggagctcttcgtcggaaacataagagaaagaaagatacggaggaaaaaaaaacgcgACTGGTTTTTACGAAGTAAACATGCTGAAAGGccggaagttatatatatatatataatatatatatatattatatatatatatatatatatatataaacacatacatacgtacgtatgtatatatatatatatatatataaaaacacatgtatatatgtgtgtgtttgtctctttgGTTTGACATCacataatagttgtaaacaagtgtcaccgttAATCAAGCAATGTTATTGATTGACACTATTCTGCGAGAACATATCTGGtcctggtttcagtcccattgtatggcaccttaggcaagtgtcttctagtataacctcaagccaaccaaagccttgtgagtggatttggtagacggaaactgaaagaagcctgtcatgtgtgtgtatctttgtgtctgtttgtcccaccaccaccgcttggcagttggtgttggtgtgtttacatccctgtaacttaacagttcagcaataaagaccaatagaatgagtactagactttaaaaaaaattactggggtcaatttattcaactaaaaattcgaggtagtgctccagcatggccacagtctaataactgaaacaagtaaaagataaaagatatgacaatgatgatgatatgtaactGTGTACAAAACACCTTTCTCCTCACCCAGTCAAATATAACGTCAAAATGTCAGCTGAATATCAACAAGATATCAAATATAATGTCAAAGTATCAGCTGGATGTCAACAGGATGTCAAACTAAATGCTAAAGCGTCAGCAAGATGTTAAATATAAAGTCAATGTCAATGTAAACAAGTTGTCAAATATAACGTGTGTCAGCAAGATATCAAAACGTCCAAGTATTATTAGTGTGTCAAAACCACAAGGTGTCAAATAAATGTCAAAAGTATCAGCTGTGTGTCAACAAGGTGTTAGAAAAAAAATGCCAAGAGAAACATTTCCTTACTTATTGAATTTTCCCTGGAACACAGGTGACATTTTAACACCAGGTTGGCTGATCCTCGTCCACCTTTTAATGGTGCACTCTCCTGGGGAGGaggaaaggaagacagaaatGATGTACAAACATCATATGATaagtcctacacacacacacacacacacaccaactgccatgaaatacaaatatatacacacccacaaatatacatacatctgcagTCCATCTCAAAAGACAAACACTCACCCACAaatcaacatacacacagatatataaatacacacatgcacacatatattcgcacacacacaaacatatacacacgcaccaaCTACATCTTTGTTAATTTCAACCTTGAGTACTCAGTTTTTCAATCAAATGCTCACTGAATTCAGATCtatgtggctgaatattccacagacatggatacctatttctttactacccacaaggggctaaacacagagagaacaaacaaggacagacaaacggattaagtcgattatatcgaccccagtgcgtaactggtacttatttaatcgaccccgaaaggatgaaaggcaaagtcgacctcagcgggatttgaactcagaacataacggcagacgaaataccgctaagcatttcgcccggcgtgctaacgtttctgccagttccacAGAcatggatacctatttctttactacccacaaggggctaaacacagagaggacaaacaagaacggattaagtcgattacatcgaccccagtgtgtaactggtacttaatttatcgaccccgaagggatgaaagacaaagtcgacctctgcggaatttgaactcacaatgtaacgccaGACagaatacagctaagcatttcacccggcgtgcaaacgattctgccagcttgccacctttatatacctacacacacatatatacccatgcacaGTCACAAATATacccacactcacaaatatacctacactcactctcacacacacacaactatatctaCATACCTGTGCGcctgcataaatacaaacacttaAACACAATTATACtgatacacccatacacacatacctattaataaatcatcatcatcattgtttagcgtccgctttccatgctggcatgggttggacggttcaactggggatctgggaagccagaaggctgcaccaggctccagtctgatctggcagtgtttctacggctggatgcccttcctaacgccaaccactccatgagtgtagtgggtgctttttacgtgccagacgaggctggccacgatcggatggtgctttttatgtgccaccagcacggaggccaggtgaggttgccaaacggccacgattggatggtgctttttatgtgccaccggcatggaagccagtcgggcggcgctggcaacggccacgatcggataattctcttatgtgccaccggcacggaagccagtcgggcggcactggcaacggccacgttcggatgattctcttatgtgccaccggcactggtatcacagctacaattttcaTACCCGTTAATAAATCAACACACGTCCTTTTATCCTTTACTCCCCGCAactatgctggggtaccacctcgaagaatcttagtcgaacaaattgaccccagtatgtttttttttgttgttttagcctagtatttattctatcagtaagctacagggacataaacacaccagcaccggttgtcaagaagtgacagggggtggggggacaaacacagacaaaaagacacacacacacacacaacaggcttctttcttatttctttattacccacaaggggctaaacacagaaggaacaaacaaggacagacaaacggattaagtcgattacaccgaccccagtgcataactggtacttatttaatcgaccccaaaaggatgaaaggcaaagtcaacctcggcagaattcgaactcacaacgtaacgcagacgaaataccgctaagcatttcgcccggcgtgctaacgtttctgccagctcaccgccttacaggcttctttctttcggtttccttctaccaaatctattcgcaagactttggtcggcccaaagctttAGCAGAAGGctcttgcctgaggtgccacgcagtgggactgaacccagaagcatgtggttgggaagcaagcttcttatcagatacagtctcacacacacacacacaccttgcctATCTGTGCGCATCTATATAAGAGATGTTTACTTACctccagacacacataaacaaaccgaTCAGTTGTCTCCCCACAATTGGCACATTTCACCTGAAAAATATTAAAGGGAACTGAGTAAtggcaatgacgatgataatggtgatgtgtaacaacacggCTGTGGttgctattttattctttcactagcactatgacccggtaatGCCGGATcaagtgctagtgcatgcatatacagctgcatgcgtgtgcacatacacgcgagtactgtccaaatctccgaccaatcacatacagctagcgtgatcattaccagcgttgccttactggcacttgtgctggtggcacatgaaaaaacattcgagcgaggttattgccagtgccgctggactgactcctgtgcaagtggcatgtaaaaaacaccatttgagcgtggccattgccagtaccaccaaactggccctcgtgccggtagcatgtaaaagcacacactacattcacggagtggttggcgttaggaagggcatccaactgtagaaactctgccaaatcaagattggagcatggtgcagccatctggttcgccaatcctcagtcaaatcatccaatccatgctagcatggaaagcggacgttaaatgatgatgatgatgaaacaaccacatcattgaacTCTTGAAGTTATGAgctaattcatgattaattcaaattaattaatgTGAATGAATTAGCATTACATTTTGatacagtaatctgaatgcaaaagggcTAAATGAGATGAAGCTCTTTATATCAGCCGGAAAATGGTTGAGATCTAAACTTCTAGTTTttatgtgaaggtacatggcttagtggttagggtgttggactcataatcgtaagattgtggtttcgattcctggactggacaaCACATTGtgctagcattgaaagcagacgttaaacgatgatgttacTGCTCTTAATGTCAAGAACACTTATCCAATGATACTAAACTAAGAATAAATTGATAAATGGTTTAGGGGGTAACGATGCAATTTAGGATGCAGTAATGCACTCGTCTCTCAAGCGAGAGGGGAAAGTTTTACTTACTTTCATATACCATCGGAAGTCATCACCTTCAGTACAAATATTGGTTATGTTTTCTAGGGTAGCTTTAAATTGAAGTGCAATTTTCTGCAAAGAAACAggaaatataatacatatgtatatatttatatctaatgtaggataaaaattttttcaaaaaaattattttccaaaaaaaaaatttatcaatggccagcacattaaaaaatacctttaaaggttaaattcataaacaattcataaataagggcaaacgaaaaaattttcaatgccaaaaagttggacatattgtccattaaccattaattcgtttgcccttatttatgaattatgtatatatttatatatatgtatactgaaaTGAATTGAACTAGTTTCGGCTtacaagctgtggccatgttggggcaccaccattatatatattagttgaaatttatggaaaaacaaaggatgaagataggtgtatgaacaagtgagtgtattagtttgacactcggaaaaatgaaaaagttttttatgtttcgagcctatgctcttcaacagaaaggaacaagagaatgaaaaaaaacttgtagatttcagtggtccagcatggtagatgtatatcataaatacatacatttcacATTAATGCAGACATCTATGTAACttatctattattaaatatgataatatgaaTTACTTATATGTTGTGATATATTGTTTGTACACAGGTGTGCTATCACCAACCCGGATCTATTTCATCTCGTGcacagatttttttaattaattttttttttaactaaacactttgaaacttcagatactggtagaatgtgtcacatagaacagggtatactcttaattttgtattttagaagttattttgtgttaaaattgTTGTAGTTGGGTAATTTTAActtatcaatgacatgtattcagctgaagaaaattacaACAAAACTAGCAAACTGGTTCAATGCCAGATAAACAATCAACAGTTTTGTGCCTCAatattgtgagttcaaacccTGGAAAAGTCTGTAAGGAatgactttgctattcatccatCAAAGAGTTACAAAATCAGTTCCATATGTTAAGGATGCAATAAGTCTATCCCTTCCTcctttcaaataataatataagcacTGGGTCATACAAATGATAGGGAGCTGAACTTAAAATACCTTAGGTTGCAATTCTTTCTTCATGTGTCCATTGATGGGTTTCCACGtaatttccacctaccaaattccatTTGCAAAACTTGAGTTGACCCAAGGCTCGTCAGGAGTGATTttaccattttttgttttctttttccaggGTCCATAACAAAGTATCGATCATATTGCTCTCCCCCAAAATATTACAAGTCATTATTATCACAACTAGAGCTTATAAGCAGTAGAAAATACGTACTTAGAACTAACAAGTGTTAGTAAACCAGTGAAGACATCAAATTAGTGTCATCAGTGATGTTGGCTAACTTCACTTCTGCAATGggtttataaaaaatatgaaaatatttgggTTTTCTATTGAAGAGGGGAATACCACAATTAAAGACTCTCCCCTCTGGTATTGTTGCACAGTATGCAATtggctttttttttgggggggggggtctattgtttagccccaggtcagccttgaccAAATAGGCCTACAGCCAAAAGTATTTcaactgtttctttattattcttcttcAGGCTTAACGCACCTACAAATACATTGACCAATGTGTCTTTCCGTTTCTTTTTCCATCTAAACACTGCAAGGTATTATTTATGGGAGATTTGACGGCTATTTTAGCAGGTCGAGTGACTCCATAGTTGCTCCCTCGTAGATTGCACGACGAAAATAAGAGCTTCTGtcaaattgttattgttttattctgaattatttttcgtCATCCTCTCTCTCCacgttttctatattttctgtattaggcgacgagcaggcagaatggttagcaagcTGAACAaaatatgcttagcagcatttcgttcctttttattctctgagttcaaattccacgtgggtcgacaaaataagtaccaattgaacactggcgTCGAGGCAGTCGACTTAGACCCTTCATCGAAAAATTGCtcgtcttgtgccaaaatttgaaaccagtattttctgtgtgtattctgccgaagtcgacttcgcctttcgtcctttcggagtcgataaaataagtaccagttgaacacaggggtcgatgtaatcgatttagaccctctcccgaaattgctcgccttgtgccaaaatttgaaagcaacattTTCTCTGTGTACACAAAACATCTTCAACTGTGTCCTATACGAAGTCCACATCAATATGGAATATATGTGGTTATTTTACTATGTATTCAGTCTCTGAATTAATTAAACTCATCAAAATACAAGAATAGCAACATGTCACGTATTACCATTTGTGGCTAAAACCTTACAACAGAATTATCGTCAGACGTAAGTAAgccaacaacaaaataaacaaactgaaTATTAAAGAATGGTCAAGTCTGCTTTACTCACCCCCATTGTGGACAATTTCAgtagtttaattaattaattaattaacatcgaCAGATTTCTTTCTTGTTTGATATTACACCGTTTCACTGAACCGGTGTAGATTCTCATTTGTATCCGTTTACATTTACGTCCACGCGTCAAACAAATGGTGTGCGATTTCTATTGGTTCCGTTTGAgttttaagaaattcacttcgtAGTCACGTTCGACTTCCGTTCGTCGGACACGgagaacaggaacatgaaactcttaGTAACAGTCCTGTGAtaatttttgcagctttaataaaagcatattattttaactttggtattcgagtactattttttcccacattattttgcatttgtgtgcacacttgtgtgtgtatgtgtgtctatctattgggtcattccataaataatgcggttttttctatacttcttttatctttcaaaattaagataaacaaagttcttttccaatctaaaatatactctccttcattttctacaatgctcttccatctagaCTTGCAAgggccctcttccaaaattcactatttattatatatctatttttttaataaacataaatctatcctcaaatatcttacgcatccTGTACAATACTATATACATTTCGAATAATATATtcactctattgacagatatacaagtGCATCGTGTATATCTGACTTTTGGTCTCTtagacaactcacacacacatacacgcatatatatatatgtatatatatatatatatcatcatcatcatcatcgtttaacgtccgttctccatgctagcatgggttggacggttcgaccggggatccgagaagccagaaggctgcaccaggctccagtcttatctggcaatgtttctacagctggatgcccttcctaacgccaaccactccgtgagtgtagtgggtgctttttacgtgccacctgcacaggtgccaggcgaggctggcaacggccacggtcggattggtgtattttacgtgctaccggcacgggagccagtcgaagcgacgctggcatcagccacgatttggatagtgctttttacgtaccaccagaccagggatcctggctggttcaattcgatttcgatttcgcttgccccaacaggtcttcgcaagcaaagggggttggcatgggtgcctgtcgtcggatgaggttctatatcgacttcgcttgcctcaacaggtctttgtgtccaagggaggaaaggcatgcataagtgggctgggctcacttgtcctgcctggtcttctcacgtacagcatatttccaaaggtctcggtcgcaggtcatttcctcagtgaggcctaaagttcgaaggccgtgcttcaccacctcgttccaggttttcctgggtctacctcttccacgggttccctcaactgctagggattggcactttctcacacacctatcttcatccattctcgccacatgaccataccagcgcaatcgtctctcttgcacaccacaactgatgcttcttaggtacaacatttctctcaaggtactaacgctctgtcgagtaagtacactgacattacacatccatcggagcatactggcttcattcctcacgagcttatgcatgtcctcagcagtcacggcccatgtttcactatatatatataggggcattTGTACTGTATATCtatgtgcttgcatatatatgtatcatcatcatcat
This Octopus sinensis linkage group LG23, ASM634580v1, whole genome shotgun sequence DNA region includes the following protein-coding sequences:
- the LOC115223612 gene encoding CXXC motif containing zinc binding protein — translated: MGKIALQFKATLENITNICTEGDDFRWYMKVKCANCGETTDRFVYVCLEESAPLKGGRGSANLVLKCHLCSRENSISIIKESLGKYTIDNDNQFVSMVTFECRGIEPVDYQPTCGFVGESSESTTQFKEITFAEGDWTDYDENASVSVGIYDLEHRFVKA